A window from Pseudomonas campi encodes these proteins:
- the guaB gene encoding IMP dehydrogenase, whose translation MLRISQEALTFDDVLLIPGYSEVLPKDVSLKTRLTRGIELNIPLLSAAMDTVTEARLAIAMAQEGGIGIIHKNMTVEQQAAEVRKVKKFEAGVVKDPITIEADATVRDLFELTRQHNISGVPVLSNGDLVGIVTSRDVRFENRLDVHVREVMTPKERLVTVKEGATKEVVRDLLHKHRIEKVLIVDDAFTLKGMMTVKDIEKAKAYPLASKDDQARLRVGAAVGTGADTADRVAALVAAGVDVIIVDTAHGHSKGVIDRVRWVKQNFPEVQVIGGNIATGDAAKALVEAGADGVKVGIGPGSICTTRIVAGVGVPQISAVANVAAALAGTGVPLIADGGIRFSGDLSKAIVAGASAVMIGSMLAGTEEAPGEVELFQGRSYKAYRGMGSLGAMAQAQGSSDRYFQDSSAGAEKLVPEGIEGRVPYKGAMSAIVHQLMGGLRASMGYTGCATVEEMRTKPEFVRITGAGMAESHVHDVQITKEAPNYRVG comes from the coding sequence ATGCTGCGTATCAGTCAAGAAGCCCTGACCTTCGACGACGTTCTTCTTATTCCAGGTTATTCCGAAGTTCTGCCCAAGGATGTGAGTCTCAAGACCCGCCTGACCCGTGGCATCGAGCTGAATATCCCGCTGTTGTCAGCAGCCATGGACACCGTCACCGAAGCGCGCCTGGCCATCGCCATGGCTCAGGAAGGCGGCATTGGCATCATCCACAAGAACATGACCGTCGAGCAGCAGGCTGCCGAAGTGCGCAAGGTCAAGAAATTCGAGGCCGGCGTGGTCAAGGACCCGATCACCATCGAGGCCGACGCCACTGTGCGTGATCTGTTCGAGCTGACCCGCCAGCACAACATCTCCGGCGTGCCGGTGCTGAGCAACGGCGACCTGGTCGGTATCGTCACCTCCCGCGACGTGCGCTTCGAGAACCGCCTGGACGTCCACGTGCGTGAAGTGATGACGCCGAAAGAGCGTCTGGTCACGGTCAAGGAAGGCGCCACCAAGGAAGTCGTGCGCGACCTGCTGCACAAGCACCGTATCGAGAAAGTCCTGATCGTCGATGACGCCTTCACCCTGAAGGGCATGATGACCGTCAAGGACATCGAAAAAGCCAAGGCCTACCCGCTGGCCAGCAAGGATGACCAGGCCCGCCTGCGCGTCGGCGCTGCCGTCGGCACCGGTGCCGATACCGCCGACCGTGTAGCCGCGCTGGTGGCCGCCGGCGTCGACGTGATCATCGTCGACACCGCCCACGGCCACTCCAAGGGCGTGATCGACCGCGTGCGCTGGGTCAAACAGAATTTCCCGGAAGTCCAGGTGATCGGCGGCAACATCGCCACCGGTGACGCTGCCAAGGCGCTGGTCGAAGCTGGTGCCGACGGGGTCAAGGTCGGTATCGGCCCGGGCTCGATCTGCACCACGCGCATCGTCGCCGGTGTCGGCGTGCCGCAAATCTCCGCCGTGGCCAACGTCGCCGCCGCTCTGGCTGGCACCGGTGTGCCGCTGATCGCCGACGGTGGCATCCGTTTCTCCGGTGACCTGTCCAAGGCCATCGTCGCTGGCGCCTCCGCGGTGATGATCGGCTCGATGCTGGCCGGTACCGAAGAAGCTCCGGGCGAAGTCGAACTGTTCCAGGGCCGCTCCTACAAGGCCTATCGCGGCATGGGTTCGCTGGGCGCCATGGCGCAGGCGCAAGGCTCGTCCGACCGCTACTTCCAGGACTCGTCGGCCGGTGCCGAGAAGCTGGTGCCGGAAGGCATCGAAGGCCGCGTGCCGTACAAGGGCGCGATGAGCGCCATCGTCCACCAGCTGATGGGCGGCCTGCGTGCCTCCATGGGCTACACCGGCTGCGCGACCGTCGAGGAAATGCGCACCAAGCCGGAGTTCGTGCGCATTACCGGCGCCGGCATGGCCGAGTCGCACGTGCACGACGTACAGATCACCAAGGAAGCCCCCAACTATCGCGTGGGCTGA
- a CDS encoding amidohydrolase, which yields MSHKPDLELALIQSELTWQDPAANRAHFADLLAEARAADLVILPEMFSTGFSMHSSALAEPEDGPTTAWLLEQAERIGSVICGSLIIQIADGSYRNRLLWARPDGTLAHYDKRHLFRMAGEHKHYAAGEQQVLLELKGWRVRPLICYDLRFPVWSRDAGGTDLLLYTANWPAARRQHWNRLLPARAIENLCYVAAVNRIGSDGNGHPYSGDSQVLDFQGEALLTPGEAAGVFRVRLSAANLATYRERFPAHLDADGFSLGEPDGF from the coding sequence ATGAGCCATAAACCCGATCTCGAACTGGCATTGATTCAGAGCGAACTGACCTGGCAGGACCCGGCGGCCAACCGCGCGCACTTTGCCGATCTGCTGGCCGAGGCGCGTGCCGCCGATCTGGTGATCCTGCCGGAAATGTTCAGCACCGGTTTTTCCATGCACTCCTCGGCCCTGGCCGAGCCGGAGGACGGGCCGACCACTGCCTGGCTGCTGGAGCAGGCCGAACGCATCGGTTCGGTGATCTGCGGCAGCCTGATCATCCAGATCGCCGATGGCAGCTACCGCAATCGCCTGTTGTGGGCGCGTCCGGACGGCACGCTGGCGCATTACGACAAGCGTCACCTGTTCCGCATGGCGGGCGAGCACAAGCACTATGCCGCCGGTGAGCAGCAGGTGCTGCTGGAGCTGAAGGGCTGGCGGGTGCGTCCGCTGATCTGCTACGACCTGCGCTTCCCGGTGTGGAGTCGCGATGCCGGCGGTACCGACCTGCTGCTGTACACCGCCAACTGGCCGGCGGCACGGCGCCAGCACTGGAACCGCTTGCTGCCGGCGCGGGCGATCGAGAACCTGTGCTACGTGGCGGCGGTCAATCGCATCGGCAGCGATGGCAATGGCCATCCCTACAGTGGCGACAGCCAGGTGCTGGACTTCCAGGGCGAGGCGCTGCTAACGCCGGGCGAGGCGGCTGGTGTGTTCCGTGTGCGCCTCAGTGCGGCCAACCTGGCGACCTATCGCGAACGTTTTCCCGCGCATCTGGATGCCGATGGCTTCAGTCTGGGCGAGCCCGATGGGTTCTGA
- the leuA gene encoding 2-isopropylmalate synthase, with product MTMLKDPSKKYRPFTPIQIPDRTWPDQIIDKAPIWLSTDLRDGNQSLIEPMDAEKKMRFFKTLLKVGIKEIEVGFPSASQTDFDFVRELIEGGHIPDDVTIQVLTQAREDLITRTFESLKGAKKAIVHYYNATAPSFRRIVFNQDKAGVVEIAVEAAKIVKRLAAAQPETQWGFEYSPEVFSSTEIDFAVEVCNAVIGVFQPTPANKLILNLPATIEGATPNNYADQIEWFGRHVDRRDSVLLSLHTHNDRGTGVAATELGLMAGADRVEGCLFGNGERTGNVCLVTVALNLYTQGVDPQLDFSDIDAVRKVVEECNQLPVHPRHPYVGDLVHTAFSGSHQDAIRKGFAQQDPQGIWEVPYLPIDPADIGRDYEAVIRVNSQSGKGGITFLLEQEYGISLPRRMQIEFSQVVQKETDRLGLEMTAAQIYGLLENEYLKANSPYVLKSHRLQEENGICNVDIDVTVGGELRRKHGTGKGPLEALVAALPLSVEIMDYHEHAISSGTNAQAAAYIEVRVNGGRPLHGIGIDENLTTATFRALFSALNRAMSQAEVQAA from the coding sequence ATGACCATGCTCAAAGACCCGTCGAAGAAGTATCGCCCCTTCACTCCGATCCAGATTCCGGACCGCACCTGGCCGGATCAGATCATCGACAAGGCACCGATCTGGTTGTCCACCGACCTGCGTGACGGCAACCAGTCGCTGATCGAGCCGATGGATGCCGAGAAGAAGATGCGCTTCTTCAAGACCCTGCTGAAGGTCGGTATCAAGGAAATCGAAGTGGGCTTCCCGTCCGCCTCGCAGACCGACTTCGACTTCGTCCGCGAGCTGATCGAAGGCGGCCACATTCCCGACGACGTGACCATCCAGGTGCTGACCCAGGCCCGTGAAGACCTGATCACCCGTACCTTCGAGTCGCTCAAGGGCGCCAAGAAGGCCATCGTCCATTACTACAACGCCACCGCGCCGAGCTTCCGCCGCATCGTCTTCAACCAGGACAAGGCCGGCGTGGTCGAGATCGCCGTGGAAGCGGCGAAGATCGTCAAGCGCCTGGCCGCCGCCCAGCCGGAAACCCAGTGGGGCTTCGAGTACTCGCCGGAAGTGTTCAGCTCCACCGAGATCGATTTCGCCGTCGAGGTGTGCAACGCGGTGATCGGCGTGTTCCAGCCGACCCCGGCGAACAAGCTGATCCTCAACCTGCCGGCGACCATCGAAGGCGCCACGCCGAACAACTACGCCGACCAGATCGAGTGGTTCGGCCGTCATGTCGACCGTCGCGACAGCGTGCTGCTCAGCCTGCACACCCACAACGACCGCGGCACCGGCGTGGCCGCCACCGAGCTGGGCCTGATGGCCGGCGCCGACCGCGTGGAAGGCTGCCTGTTCGGCAATGGCGAGCGTACCGGCAACGTCTGCCTGGTCACCGTGGCGCTGAACCTCTACACCCAGGGCGTCGACCCGCAGCTGGACTTCTCCGACATTGATGCCGTGCGCAAGGTGGTCGAGGAGTGCAACCAGTTGCCGGTGCACCCGCGTCACCCCTATGTCGGCGATCTGGTGCACACCGCCTTCTCCGGCTCGCACCAGGATGCGATCCGCAAGGGCTTCGCCCAGCAGGACCCGCAAGGCATCTGGGAAGTGCCGTACCTGCCGATCGACCCGGCTGATATCGGCCGCGACTACGAGGCGGTGATTCGCGTCAACAGCCAGTCCGGCAAGGGCGGCATCACCTTCCTCCTCGAGCAGGAATACGGCATCAGCCTGCCGCGCCGCATGCAGATCGAGTTCAGCCAGGTGGTGCAGAAAGAAACCGATCGCCTCGGCCTGGAAATGACTGCTGCGCAGATCTACGGCCTGCTGGAAAACGAGTACCTCAAGGCCAACAGTCCCTATGTGCTGAAGAGTCATCGCCTGCAGGAAGAGAACGGCATCTGCAATGTCGACATCGACGTGACCGTAGGCGGCGAGCTGCGCCGCAAGCACGGCACCGGCAAAGGTCCGCTGGAGGCCCTGGTTGCCGCCCTGCCGCTGAGCGTGGAGATCATGGATTACCACGAGCACGCCATCAGCTCCGGCACCAATGCCCAGGCCGCTGCGTATATCGAGGTCCGCGTCAACGGCGGGCGCCCGCTGCACGGCATCGGCATCGACGAGAACCTGACCACGGCGACCTTCCGCGCCCTGTTCAGCGCGCTCAACCGCGCCATGAGCCAGGCAGAAGTGCAAGCCGCCTGA
- a CDS encoding peptidoglycan DD-metalloendopeptidase family protein — translation MPTPARRSELCSRTSQAKKLREQSSLLQVLLLPLALCFALPAHAEGFISRLLHKPVPGGVAVLQLGSGVSAPQVRFQGKPVLTVKEDGRQWIAIIGLPLTSQPGPAQVLVDGQAVTLQIGSKHYREQRITLKNPEQVNPSPANLKRIERELAEQTRAYQQFSARQPSNLLLDKPVDGPLSSPFGLRRFFNGEERNPHSGLDFAAKAGTPIKAPAAGKVILIGDYFFNGKTVFIDHGQGLISMFCHLSAVDVQLGQELPRGGLLGKVGSTGRATGPHLHWNVSLNDARVDPAIFIGAFKP, via the coding sequence ATGCCCACCCCCGCCCGTAGGAGCGAGCTCTGCTCGCGAACATCTCAAGCGAAAAAGCTTCGCGAGCAGAGCTCGCTCCTACAGGTTCTGCTCCTACCCCTGGCACTCTGCTTCGCCCTGCCCGCCCATGCCGAAGGCTTCATCAGCCGCCTGCTGCACAAGCCGGTGCCGGGCGGCGTCGCCGTACTCCAACTGGGCAGCGGCGTCAGCGCGCCGCAGGTGCGCTTCCAGGGCAAACCGGTGCTGACGGTCAAGGAAGACGGCCGGCAATGGATCGCCATCATCGGCCTGCCACTGACCAGCCAGCCCGGCCCGGCGCAGGTGCTGGTCGACGGCCAGGCGGTCACCTTGCAGATCGGCAGCAAGCACTACCGCGAGCAGCGCATCACCCTGAAGAACCCAGAGCAGGTCAATCCGAGCCCGGCCAACCTCAAGCGCATCGAGCGCGAGCTTGCCGAGCAGACCCGCGCCTACCAGCAGTTCAGCGCACGCCAGCCGAGCAATCTGCTACTCGACAAACCAGTCGACGGCCCACTCTCCAGCCCCTTCGGCCTGCGCCGCTTCTTCAATGGCGAGGAGCGCAACCCGCACTCCGGCCTGGACTTCGCCGCCAAGGCCGGTACGCCGATCAAGGCGCCAGCGGCCGGCAAGGTGATCCTGATCGGCGACTACTTCTTCAACGGCAAGACCGTGTTCATCGACCACGGCCAGGGCCTGATCAGCATGTTCTGCCATCTGTCAGCGGTAGACGTGCAACTTGGCCAGGAGCTGCCGCGCGGCGGCCTGCTCGGCAAGGTCGGCAGCACCGGCCGCGCCACCGGCCCGCACCTGCACTGGAATGTCAGCCTCAACGACGCGCGGGTCGACCCGGCCATTTTCATCGGCGCGTTCAAACCCTGA
- the xseA gene encoding exodeoxyribonuclease VII large subunit, whose protein sequence is MINDPFQRLGLDRDVLSVSQLNNRARLLLEDVFAQVWVEGEISNLAKPASGHLYFTLKDSQAQVRCALFRQNASRVRQALRDGLAVKVRGKVSLFEGRGDYQLIVDSVEPAGDGALRLAFEALKEKLSGEGLFSAENKIALPAHPQRIGIISSPTGAVIRDIISVFRRRAPQVALTLIPTAVQGREATAQIVRALQLADAQGFDALILARGGGSLEDLWCFNEEAVARAVAACKTPIVSAVGHETDVSISDFVADVRAPTPSAAAELLAPDSSDLRHRLDNLKRRLLLRMQGRLAHERLRLDGMARRLRHPGERLRQQAQRLDDLDMRLRRAFTQQLHNRSERLARLDTRLAAQHPGRSLALLRQRLDSLAARLPRAALGQLRERRQKLASLMQNLHIVSPLATLGRGYSILLDERGQAIRSAAQTQPGQRLKARLGEGELVVRVEDNHLTPVTLSLLD, encoded by the coding sequence ATGATCAACGACCCGTTCCAACGCCTCGGCCTCGACCGCGATGTGCTCAGCGTCAGCCAGCTCAACAACCGCGCGCGGCTGTTGCTGGAAGACGTGTTCGCGCAGGTCTGGGTCGAAGGCGAAATCTCCAACCTGGCCAAGCCGGCTTCCGGGCACCTCTATTTCACCCTCAAGGATAGCCAGGCGCAGGTGCGCTGCGCGCTATTCCGGCAGAACGCCAGCCGCGTGCGCCAGGCCCTGCGCGACGGCCTGGCGGTCAAGGTACGCGGCAAGGTCTCGCTGTTCGAGGGCCGCGGCGACTACCAACTGATCGTCGACAGCGTCGAACCGGCCGGCGACGGCGCCCTGCGCCTGGCCTTCGAAGCGCTGAAGGAAAAGCTCTCCGGCGAAGGCCTGTTCAGCGCCGAGAACAAAATCGCCCTGCCCGCCCACCCGCAACGCATCGGCATCATCAGTTCGCCGACCGGCGCGGTGATCCGCGACATCATCAGCGTGTTCCGCCGCCGCGCACCGCAGGTGGCGCTGACCCTGATTCCCACCGCCGTGCAGGGTCGCGAAGCCACCGCGCAGATCGTCCGCGCCCTGCAACTGGCCGATGCCCAGGGTTTCGACGCGCTGATCCTGGCCCGTGGCGGCGGCTCGCTGGAAGACCTCTGGTGCTTCAACGAAGAAGCCGTGGCCCGCGCCGTGGCCGCCTGCAAAACGCCTATCGTCAGCGCCGTCGGCCATGAGACCGATGTATCGATCAGCGACTTCGTCGCCGACGTACGCGCGCCAACACCCTCCGCCGCCGCCGAATTGCTGGCACCGGACAGCAGCGACCTGCGCCACCGCCTGGACAACCTCAAGCGCCGCCTGCTGCTGCGCATGCAGGGGCGCCTGGCCCACGAGCGCCTGCGCCTGGACGGCATGGCCCGGCGCCTGCGCCACCCTGGCGAACGCCTGCGCCAACAGGCGCAGCGCCTGGACGACCTCGACATGCGTCTGCGCCGCGCCTTTACCCAGCAACTGCACAACCGCAGCGAACGCCTGGCGCGCCTGGACACCCGTCTGGCCGCCCAGCATCCGGGGCGTAGCCTGGCCCTGCTGCGCCAGCGCCTGGACAGCCTGGCCGCACGCCTGCCGCGCGCCGCACTCGGCCAACTGCGGGAGCGCCGGCAGAAGCTCGCAAGCCTGATGCAGAACCTGCATATCGTCAGCCCACTGGCGACCCTCGGCCGCGGCTACAGCATCCTCCTCGACGAACGCGGCCAGGCCATTCGCAGCGCTGCGCAGACCCAGCCCGGCCAGCGCCTCAAGGCCAGGCTCGGTGAAGGCGAACTGGTGGTGCGAGTGGAAGACAACCACCTGACGCCGGTGACCCTGTCGCTGCTCGATTAA
- a CDS encoding substrate-binding periplasmic protein yields MRKSGLLLRSLLFGLLLAAPNLSNAADVVMAFGEKIPPFCFPESDSGIELEIIGEALAFKGHQLKPRYYPLARVPLTFRQGEVDAAMTDLGQDLSEIGAHYGNPAVIYQNVFVTLKGRNLSIKKPEDLKGLSVVAFQGAAKRYPEWLAASEQAGLYFEQNNQELQVLGLNKARYDVVLSDRSIFRYFELLLERTTLFKAKSVQMHEFTEIDPDDYRPVFSDPQIRDDFNAGLEHLKATGRYQEIYDHYLQQ; encoded by the coding sequence ATGCGCAAATCTGGATTGCTACTGCGCAGTCTTCTGTTTGGCCTGCTGCTGGCCGCACCCAACCTGAGCAACGCCGCCGATGTAGTGATGGCCTTCGGCGAGAAGATTCCGCCGTTCTGCTTCCCCGAAAGCGACAGCGGCATCGAGCTGGAAATCATCGGCGAAGCCCTGGCCTTCAAGGGCCACCAGCTCAAGCCCCGCTACTACCCACTGGCCCGCGTACCACTGACCTTTCGCCAGGGTGAAGTGGATGCGGCGATGACCGACCTGGGCCAGGATCTCAGCGAAATCGGCGCCCACTACGGCAACCCGGCAGTGATCTACCAGAACGTATTCGTCACCCTCAAGGGCCGCAACCTCAGCATCAAGAAACCGGAAGACCTCAAGGGGCTGAGCGTGGTGGCCTTCCAGGGTGCAGCCAAACGCTACCCTGAGTGGCTGGCGGCCAGCGAACAGGCTGGCCTGTACTTCGAGCAAAACAATCAGGAGTTACAGGTGCTCGGCCTGAACAAGGCCCGCTACGATGTGGTGCTCAGCGACCGCAGCATCTTCCGTTATTTCGAGCTGCTGCTGGAGCGCACCACTCTGTTCAAGGCCAAGTCGGTGCAGATGCACGAGTTCACCGAAATCGATCCCGATGATTACCGCCCGGTGTTCAGCGACCCGCAGATTCGTGACGACTTCAATGCCGGCCTGGAACACCTCAAGGCCACGGGCCGCTACCAGGAAATCTACGACCACTATCTGCAGCAGTAA
- the der gene encoding ribosome biogenesis GTPase Der: protein MVPVIALVGRPNVGKSTLFNRLTRSRDAIVGDLSGLTRDRQYGEAKWEGRSYILVDTGGISGDEEGIDEKMAEQSLLAIEEADVVLFLVDARAGMTAGDQMIGEHLRKRNKRSYLVVNKIDNIDPDIARAEFSPMGLGEALPIAGAHGRGITQMLEAALGEFPQDEEEDALDEEVAEGEEAKRIPGPSEKDGIKIAIIGRPNVGKSTLVNRMLGEERVVVYDQPGTTRDSIYIPFERNDEKYTLIDTAGVRKRGKIHEEVEKFSVVKTLQAIKDANVVIFVMDAREGVVDHDLNLLGFAIESGRALVIALNKWDGMEPGERDYVKTELERRLFFVDYADIHFISALHGTGVGNLYKSVQASFMSAITRWPTNRLTQILEDAVREHQPPMVSGRRIKLRYAHLGGANPPLIVIHGNQVDAVPKSYSRYLENTFRRVLKLVGTPIRIEYKGGENPYEGKKNTLTDRQVNKKRRLMSHHKKAEKKRRDKK from the coding sequence ATGGTTCCGGTAATCGCCCTGGTGGGCCGTCCCAATGTGGGCAAGTCGACCCTGTTCAACCGCCTGACCCGCAGCCGCGATGCCATCGTCGGTGACCTGTCGGGCCTGACCCGTGACCGCCAGTATGGCGAGGCCAAATGGGAAGGTCGTAGCTACATCCTGGTCGACACCGGCGGCATCTCCGGCGACGAGGAGGGCATCGACGAGAAGATGGCCGAGCAGTCCCTGCTGGCCATCGAGGAAGCCGATGTCGTGCTGTTCCTGGTCGACGCCCGTGCCGGCATGACCGCCGGGGACCAGATGATTGGCGAGCACCTGCGCAAGCGCAACAAGCGCAGCTACCTGGTGGTGAACAAGATCGACAACATCGATCCGGACATCGCCCGCGCCGAATTCAGCCCGATGGGACTGGGCGAAGCCCTGCCGATTGCCGGCGCCCATGGCCGTGGCATCACCCAGATGCTCGAAGCGGCACTCGGTGAGTTCCCGCAAGACGAGGAAGAGGACGCCCTCGACGAAGAGGTCGCCGAAGGCGAGGAAGCCAAGCGCATTCCCGGCCCGAGCGAGAAGGATGGCATCAAGATCGCCATCATCGGCCGGCCCAACGTCGGCAAGTCGACCCTGGTCAACCGCATGCTCGGTGAAGAGCGCGTGGTGGTCTATGACCAGCCAGGCACCACCCGCGACAGCATCTACATCCCGTTCGAGCGCAATGACGAGAAGTACACGCTGATCGACACCGCCGGCGTGCGCAAGCGCGGCAAGATCCACGAGGAAGTGGAAAAGTTCTCGGTGGTGAAGACCCTGCAGGCGATCAAAGACGCCAACGTGGTGATCTTCGTCATGGATGCCCGCGAAGGGGTGGTCGACCACGACCTCAACCTGCTCGGCTTTGCCATCGAATCCGGTCGTGCGCTGGTCATCGCGCTGAACAAGTGGGACGGCATGGAGCCGGGCGAGCGCGACTACGTGAAGACCGAGCTGGAGCGCCGGCTGTTCTTCGTCGACTATGCCGACATCCACTTCATCTCCGCCTTGCATGGCACGGGCGTGGGCAACCTGTACAAGTCGGTGCAGGCTTCGTTCATGTCGGCGATCACCCGCTGGCCGACCAACCGCCTGACCCAGATCCTCGAGGACGCGGTGCGCGAGCACCAGCCGCCGATGGTCAGCGGTCGTCGCATCAAGCTGCGCTATGCCCACCTCGGTGGCGCCAACCCGCCGCTGATCGTGATCCACGGCAACCAGGTCGATGCGGTACCGAAGTCCTACTCGCGCTACCTGGAGAACACTTTCCGCCGGGTGCTCAAACTGGTCGGTACGCCGATCCGCATCGAGTACAAGGGCGGTGAGAACCCCTACGAGGGCAAGAAGAACACCCTCACCGACCGTCAGGTGAACAAGAAGCGCCGCCTGATGAGCCACCACAAGAAGGCCGAGAAGAAGCGTCGCGACAAGAAGTAA
- a CDS encoding sugar ABC transporter ATPase, giving the protein MSENQAIIVPRISSFPGHEGRARVVLRWLAQLNVIEEQPSTCGRSFNRMAYAIAPGARRVVELPQLLPFGQPINGLEVVSKRCIYTPTEDFAEEAGCPECRQEIGPALFDSLEEWMPGQTDNFCCPQCGHEDDINGFLFLQPCAFSNLGFIFNNWSAATFKQGFLDEFAERLGYPVALVQVVVS; this is encoded by the coding sequence ATGAGCGAGAACCAGGCGATTATCGTGCCGCGTATTTCCAGCTTTCCCGGCCATGAGGGGCGGGCGCGGGTGGTCCTGCGCTGGCTGGCGCAGCTGAATGTCATCGAGGAGCAGCCGAGCACCTGCGGGCGCAGCTTCAATCGCATGGCCTATGCCATCGCCCCTGGCGCGCGACGGGTGGTCGAGCTGCCGCAGCTGTTGCCTTTCGGCCAGCCGATCAACGGCCTGGAGGTGGTGAGCAAGCGCTGCATCTATACCCCGACCGAGGATTTCGCCGAGGAAGCGGGCTGCCCCGAGTGTCGCCAGGAAATAGGTCCGGCGCTGTTCGACAGCCTGGAAGAGTGGATGCCCGGGCAGACCGACAACTTCTGTTGCCCGCAATGCGGCCATGAGGACGACATCAACGGCTTCCTGTTCCTGCAGCCCTGCGCCTTCTCCAATCTGGGCTTTATCTTCAACAATTGGAGCGCCGCAACCTTCAAGCAGGGCTTTCTCGACGAGTTTGCCGAGCGTCTGGGGTATCCAGTGGCGCTGGTGCAGGTGGTTGTCTCGTAG
- a CDS encoding pyridoxal phosphate-dependent aminotransferase, with amino-acid sequence MLTSKLPHVGTTIFTRMSQLAAETGALNLSQGFPDFDGPQALRDAVGRHIAAGHNQYAAMTGLPALREQVAAKIARCYGRSVSADTEVTITPGATQAIFCAIQALIHPGDEVIVFDPSYDSYEPSVELAGGRCVHVPLALPDFAIDWQRLQDALSPCTRLIILNSPHNPSGALIARAELDRLAALIRERDIYLISDEVYEHLVFDGVAHASVLAHEELYQRAFVVSSFGKTYHVTGWKTGYVVAPPALTAELRKVHQYVSFCGVTPLQWALAEFMSEHPEHVEELPAFYQSKRDLFCDLLANSRFRFRRTSGTYFQLVDYSAIRPDLDDVAMAEWLTREHGVAAIPVSVFYRQPPAELRLVRFCFAKREDTLRQAAEKLCAV; translated from the coding sequence ATGCTCACCAGCAAGTTGCCGCATGTCGGCACCACCATCTTCACTCGCATGTCCCAGCTCGCCGCGGAAACCGGCGCGCTCAACCTGTCCCAGGGCTTTCCCGACTTCGACGGGCCGCAGGCCCTGCGTGATGCCGTCGGCCGGCATATTGCCGCCGGCCACAACCAATACGCGGCGATGACCGGCCTGCCAGCCCTGCGCGAACAGGTGGCGGCGAAGATCGCCCGTTGCTACGGGCGTAGCGTCAGCGCCGATACGGAGGTGACCATCACCCCCGGCGCCACCCAGGCGATCTTCTGTGCGATCCAGGCGCTGATCCATCCCGGCGACGAGGTGATCGTCTTCGACCCCAGCTACGACAGCTACGAACCCTCGGTGGAACTGGCCGGCGGGCGCTGCGTGCATGTGCCGCTGGCCCTGCCGGACTTCGCCATCGACTGGCAGCGCCTGCAGGATGCCCTGAGCCCGTGCACGCGGCTGATCATCCTCAACAGCCCGCATAACCCCAGCGGCGCGCTGATTGCCCGCGCCGAGCTGGATCGCCTGGCGGCATTGATCCGCGAGCGCGACATCTACCTGATCAGCGACGAGGTCTACGAGCACCTGGTCTTCGACGGTGTGGCGCACGCCAGCGTGCTGGCCCACGAGGAGCTGTACCAGCGGGCCTTCGTGGTCAGCTCGTTCGGCAAGACCTATCACGTCACCGGCTGGAAGACTGGCTACGTGGTGGCACCGCCGGCGCTGACCGCGGAGCTGCGCAAGGTCCACCAGTACGTCAGTTTCTGTGGGGTGACCCCGCTGCAGTGGGCGCTGGCCGAATTCATGAGTGAGCATCCCGAGCATGTCGAGGAGCTGCCGGCGTTCTACCAGAGCAAGCGTGACCTGTTCTGCGACCTGCTGGCGAACTCGCGTTTCCGCTTCCGCCGCACCAGCGGTACCTATTTTCAGCTGGTCGATTATTCGGCGATCCGCCCCGACCTGGACGACGTGGCCATGGCCGAATGGTTGACCCGCGAGCACGGCGTGGCGGCCATTCCGGTGTCGGTGTTCTACCGGCAGCCGCCGGCCGAACTGCGCCTGGTACGCTTCTGCTTCGCCAAGCGCGAAGACACCCTGCGTCAGGCTGCCGAGAAGCTCTGCGCGGTGTAG